The Sulfurihydrogenibium sp. genome contains the following window.
GAATACAAACCTTTTGAAAGTCTAAAAAATAAGCTTTCTGTTCTACTCATTGGAGATAAAGCCTTAAAACATAAATCTGACTATCCATACGTTTACGACCTTTCAAAAATTTGGTTTGATTATACAAACCTGCCTTTTACCTTTGCACTGTGGTGTGTAAATAAAGAATACTTTTTAAACAACAGAGAAGAAATTTATAATTTTCAGCGCAAACTTAAAGAGAATGTTAAAGAATTTTTTGAAAAAATTGATAACTATCCATTAGAAACAGAAAAAAAAGAATATCTAAAAAATCTTTCATACGACCTAACCGACAAACACATACAATCTTTAAGACTTTTTTCTCAGTATCTAAAACAGCTTAATCTGATTAAAAAACTTCCGGATTTTAGATTTACAGATGGAAAGGTTATAACTGTTGATAACACGATTACACTTTATAACTTTGACTATAACGAAGCATATCATTCAAGCAGTGCAGGAGCATATACAGAAAGCATGCATAAATTTATCATACCTTGCAAAATTCAAGAAATATGTGAAAAAAATAGCAGTATAAACATATTAGATGTTGGCTTTGGGCTTGGTTATAATGCATCCACCGCCATAAAATCTTGTTTAGAAAAAAATCCAAACGCAAAAATACAGATAATTTCCATAGAAAAAGATAAAAATTTTTTAGAAAATGTAAAGAAAATTAAAATTCCCGAAAACCTAAAGCCTGTGTATGAGATATTTTTTAAAATGGTTTTAGACAAACTTACAATAGGAAATAAAACCTTTGACGTTTATAAATACGAAGACAATAATTTAAAACTATCGGTTGTTTTAGCTGATGGTAGAGGAGTAATCCAAGCATTAACGGACGAAAACATTAAGTTTGATGCTGTTTTTTGGGACCCATTTTCTCCAAAAGTTAATCCAGAAATGTGGGAGTTTGAGCTTTTTAAAAATCTAAGAAAAATCATGAAAGATGAAGCAATTTTTGCTACATACTCATCAGCAAAAGAAGTAAAGAAAAATCTATTAGAAGCAGGCTTTAAAATTGGCATGGTAGAGCCGGTTGGAAGAAAATCCTACTCATTGGTAGCAAGCATCAGCGGGAATATTCCGCCTCTACCAGAAAAAGAGATGGAAAAGTTAAGAAAGTATCAGACATAATGTTTATTAACAGAGTATAAAATGTTTCAAAAATCAACATTGTCATTCTGCAGCCGGCGAAGAATCTCCTTTTTTAAAAACATAAGATCCTTCGGCTTACAGCCTCAGGATGACACGGAAAGGTAAGATTACGAGAATTTTTGCAGCACTCTTGAAGATCATTTGACTTTATAGCTCCAGGATGAAAAGCAAAGTTTACTGTTTAGTCATAAGGAAATTTTGGAACATCTTCTATATTCTTTTAATATAGGCTAAACCTTGGGCATCAAGTCGTATACTCTGCATTTATTTCAACGTATTTATATCCAAGGTCGCATGTGTAATATGTCCATTCTTCTTCTCCGCGACCTAAGTATAAATCAATTCTTATTTCCTTGTTATTCTTTAGATATTCACTTGCCTGTTTTTTGTCAAATTCTAATGGCTGTCCGCTGTATAATAAGAAATCTCCTAAATAAAGTTTTACCTGAGAAAAATCAATTCCGATATGAGTTTGACCTACAGCTGCTAAAATTCTTCCCCAATTTGGGTCATTTCCAAACATTGCTGTTTTAAACAAGTTAGATAATGCTATACTTTCTGCTATTTTTCTTGCTTCA
Protein-coding sequences here:
- a CDS encoding MqnA/MqnD/SBP family protein translates to MKIGWIDYLNTLPFQIEKFRDFQIVKDVPSNLNKLLFEGKIDVGIISAAEYLEHYYKYFILPDLSISSYKDVKSVILASHIPLEDIEKVYITKESKTSVNLLRVIFEIFLNKKPEYKPFESLKNKLSVLLIGDKALKHKSDYPYVYDLSKIWFDYTNLPFTFALWCVNKEYFLNNREEIYNFQRKLKENVKEFFEKIDNYPLETEKKEYLKNLSYDLTDKHIQSLRLFSQYLKQLNLIKKLPDFRFTDGKVITVDNTITLYNFDYNEAYHSSSAGAYTESMHKFIIPCKIQEICEKNSSINILDVGFGLGYNASTAIKSCLEKNPNAKIQIISIEKDKNFLENVKKIKIPENLKPVYEIFFKMVLDKLTIGNKTFDVYKYEDNNLKLSVVLADGRGVIQALTDENIKFDAVFWDPFSPKVNPEMWEFELFKNLRKIMKDEAIFATYSSAKEVKKNLLEAGFKIGMVEPVGRKSYSLVASISGNIPPLPEKEMEKLRKYQT